A section of the Candidatus Acidiferrales bacterium genome encodes:
- a CDS encoding nucleotidyl transferase AbiEii/AbiGii toxin family protein: MEIAIHYAGTAESSEATGELTVGRAKAHHAQSRFRGTREVKSAFLFSRFFGKMKTMHVEILDVRRKKLLPKFGFLNRYGFYLAGGTALALQIGHRTSLDFDFYTKKDFDPDKLLKKLETRFEEVVLLQKDKGTLIVTVDKVAASFFQYQYQLIKPLREVEGVKLASKEDIGAMKIVAVTGRGTERDFVDLYFLLREFSLDQILKFTKKKYPQFNIYVGLRSLTYFADAEKKQARKLRMLKPVSWNEVKKRIVEEVKRYQNHA, from the coding sequence ATGGAAATTGCGATCCACTATGCTGGGACGGCGGAGAGTTCTGAAGCAACCGGAGAGCTTACAGTCGGAAGAGCGAAGGCACATCATGCGCAGTCGAGATTTCGCGGTACTCGGGAAGTTAAGAGCGCCTTTTTATTTTCTCGATTCTTTGGTAAAATGAAGACAATGCACGTGGAAATTCTCGATGTGAGAAGGAAGAAACTCCTCCCCAAGTTCGGTTTCCTCAACCGGTACGGCTTCTACCTGGCCGGCGGCACTGCCCTCGCGCTCCAGATCGGCCACCGGACATCCCTCGATTTTGACTTCTATACGAAGAAGGACTTCGATCCGGATAAGTTGCTTAAGAAACTTGAGACAAGATTTGAGGAAGTCGTCCTTTTACAGAAAGACAAGGGGACGCTCATCGTTACGGTTGATAAGGTCGCAGCGAGCTTTTTCCAGTATCAATACCAACTCATCAAACCGTTAAGAGAAGTTGAAGGCGTAAAGCTTGCATCGAAGGAGGATATCGGAGCGATGAAGATCGTTGCCGTGACCGGCCGTGGTACCGAGCGGGACTTCGTCGATCTGTACTTTCTCCTCCGGGAATTTTCCTTGGATCAGATCCTTAAGTTCACCAAGAAGAAATACCCCCAATTCAACATCTACGTGGGGCTTCGGAGCCTCACCTATTTCGCGGACGCGGAGAAAAAGCAGGCGAGGAAACTCAGGATGCTAAAACCAGTTTCCTGGAACGAAGTCAAGAAGCGCATCGTTGAAGAAGTGAAACGGTACCAGAACCATGCGTAA
- a CDS encoding recombinase family protein: protein MKYDGSNGQTKAVGIWIRVSTEDQVKGESPEHHEKRAKYYAESKGWDVKEVYHLEAVSGKSVKEHPEAKRMLNDIKSGHITGLIFSKLARLARNTKELLEFAEYFREYNADLISLQESIDTSSPSGRFFYTMIAAMAQWEREEIADRVAASVPIRAKLGKPLGGVAPLGYRWVEKKLVVDPKFAPVRKHIYDLFLEYRRKKIVARKLNEQGYRTRSGSKFSDATVGRNLRDPSAKGEYLQNYTHTLGKGSTWEFKPESEWIHTPVEPIVSKEVWEECNRILDEQKKKLAPKSKPSLHLFTGFVRCSCGEKMKVLSKCTSYTCTKCRNRININDLEEIFQTQLKSFVFSPEDMREYFEKTDGALRGKQELLDSIEGEAKRLREEMNQIIRLYLDRELPKDSVAVHYKPLEERLKQINDQIPELQAEIDFLKIQRLSQDEVVYQAQNLQEHWPNLTFEDKRKIVETITEKITVAGDEISIHLWMLPQSSNSPSLATHPFG from the coding sequence ATGAAATATGATGGATCAAACGGGCAAACCAAAGCCGTAGGCATCTGGATAAGGGTCTCGACCGAAGACCAGGTTAAAGGCGAAAGCCCGGAACATCACGAGAAGCGTGCGAAATACTATGCCGAGTCCAAAGGCTGGGACGTGAAAGAGGTGTACCACCTCGAAGCGGTATCAGGTAAGTCGGTCAAGGAACATCCAGAAGCCAAGAGGATGCTCAATGATATTAAGTCAGGTCATATCACCGGCCTTATCTTCTCCAAGCTCGCCCGCCTTGCTCGGAACACGAAGGAGCTTCTGGAGTTTGCAGAATACTTCAGGGAGTACAATGCTGATCTCATATCCCTTCAGGAATCCATCGACACATCTTCCCCATCCGGCCGCTTCTTCTATACCATGATCGCGGCCATGGCACAGTGGGAAAGGGAGGAAATAGCCGACAGGGTTGCCGCTTCAGTCCCCATACGGGCGAAGCTCGGGAAACCCTTGGGCGGAGTGGCTCCCTTGGGATACCGGTGGGTCGAAAAGAAACTCGTTGTTGATCCGAAGTTCGCCCCCGTGAGGAAACATATTTACGACCTCTTCCTCGAATACAGGCGGAAGAAGATCGTGGCGAGGAAGCTCAATGAGCAGGGGTACCGGACGAGGAGCGGGTCGAAATTCTCGGATGCCACCGTGGGCCGCAACCTCCGGGATCCGAGCGCCAAGGGAGAGTACCTCCAGAACTACACCCATACCTTGGGGAAAGGAAGCACGTGGGAATTCAAGCCCGAATCGGAGTGGATACATACGCCCGTCGAGCCCATCGTCTCGAAAGAGGTCTGGGAGGAATGCAACCGTATCCTCGACGAGCAGAAAAAGAAATTGGCCCCGAAATCGAAACCGTCCTTGCACCTCTTCACCGGCTTCGTCCGTTGTTCCTGCGGGGAGAAGATGAAGGTCCTTTCCAAATGCACGAGCTATACCTGCACGAAGTGCAGGAACAGGATCAACATCAATGACCTTGAGGAGATTTTCCAGACCCAGCTCAAATCCTTCGTCTTCTCGCCTGAGGACATGCGGGAATATTTCGAGAAGACCGACGGGGCTCTGAGGGGGAAACAAGAATTGCTTGATTCGATCGAGGGGGAAGCCAAAAGGCTCAGGGAGGAAATGAACCAGATTATCAGGTTATATCTTGACCGGGAGCTGCCCAAAGACTCCGTGGCCGTCCATTACAAGCCCCTGGAAGAGCGCTTGAAGCAGATCAACGACCAGATACCTGAGCTCCAGGCGGAGATCGACTTCCTGAAGATTCAGAGGCTTTCCCAGGACGAGGTGGTCTATCAGGCCCAAAACCTTCAGGAACACTGGCCGAACCTCACCTTTGAGGATAAACGGAAGATCGTCGAAACCATCACCGAGAAGATAACCGTAGCCGGTGATGAAATATCCATCCATTTGTGGATGCTTCCTCAATCCTCGAACTCGCCTTCTTTGGCAACACATCCTTTCGGATAA
- a CDS encoding recombinase family protein has protein sequence MQGNIKGLIIIQYRRKSTEGDERQIASLPDQATAILSLREHLGIEPPQILDDVEEAKSAKEPGRIGFNTKLINQIAKGHANAIMCWHADRLSRNAIDTAALVNLMDVGRLQAIITNQQIFWNTPMDKFMLALLCGQAKLENDNKSINVKRGLQGKVRRGWRPGVAPIGYLNSKVKEKGERDIVIDEERFPLVRKLWDLFLSGKYSVRRIHRIAKDELRLRTRETRKKGGKPLSVSHIYKILTDPFYYGSYLWINSDTEKKELVKGSHRPMISEDEYRKAQMILGRPLKHQSHTHFFPYTGLIQCGECRAQVTAEEKWQVICGSCKEKFASENRDRCPSCDTRIPDMENKKLLHYVYYHCTKRKNPHCSQRSIHAEEIEEEVKQVLKAISIKKKFLEWATDDMKAETEEDTVPKQRSLSNVRKEISKLEEELAETNRFIIHQEASGWTIMAKEDAMAERSRIEEQLKELEEHASKEKLEASLDGAMDTLRFVYNANFWFREGAMAQKKAIAEVLGSNLTLKDKKLSINLRYPLPEIAHMIQIAPWISGEFEPKNYEEEKRAFDSFRAKIPLLRRSLNAVRTCPLSQLLPFSELVRSFSDKENQKTSRA, from the coding sequence ATGCAAGGAAACATAAAGGGGCTCATCATCATCCAATATCGCCGGAAGTCAACGGAAGGAGACGAACGGCAGATCGCATCATTGCCTGACCAAGCAACAGCCATTCTGAGCCTGAGAGAACACCTGGGCATAGAACCTCCCCAAATCTTGGATGACGTGGAGGAGGCCAAAAGCGCCAAGGAGCCGGGAAGGATCGGCTTCAATACCAAGTTGATTAATCAGATCGCCAAAGGTCATGCCAACGCCATCATGTGCTGGCACGCTGATCGGCTTTCGAGGAATGCTATCGACACAGCTGCCCTCGTGAACCTCATGGATGTGGGGAGACTCCAGGCGATCATCACGAACCAGCAGATATTCTGGAACACCCCGATGGACAAGTTCATGCTGGCACTCCTCTGTGGTCAGGCAAAACTTGAGAACGATAACAAGAGCATTAATGTCAAGCGTGGTCTTCAAGGAAAGGTGCGGAGAGGCTGGAGGCCCGGTGTCGCTCCCATCGGGTACCTCAACAGCAAAGTCAAAGAAAAGGGTGAACGGGACATCGTGATCGACGAGGAGAGGTTCCCTCTAGTACGGAAACTCTGGGACTTGTTCCTTTCAGGAAAATACTCCGTGAGGCGGATACACAGGATTGCAAAAGATGAGTTAAGACTAAGGACGAGAGAGACAAGAAAGAAAGGCGGGAAACCGTTATCCGTCTCCCACATATACAAAATCCTAACCGATCCATTTTATTACGGTTCATATCTTTGGATTAACTCCGATACCGAGAAGAAGGAGCTCGTGAAAGGCAGCCACCGTCCCATGATATCCGAAGATGAGTACCGGAAGGCTCAGATGATTTTGGGAAGACCTCTGAAACACCAATCTCATACCCATTTCTTCCCTTATACCGGCCTCATTCAATGCGGCGAATGCAGAGCACAGGTCACCGCCGAGGAGAAGTGGCAGGTTATCTGCGGCTCCTGCAAGGAGAAGTTCGCCTCAGAGAACAGGGACAGGTGTCCTTCCTGTGATACCCGTATCCCTGATATGGAGAACAAGAAACTCCTCCACTACGTCTATTACCACTGCACGAAGCGGAAGAACCCTCACTGCTCGCAGAGATCGATCCACGCCGAGGAGATTGAGGAAGAAGTCAAACAAGTCCTCAAGGCAATCAGTATCAAGAAGAAGTTTCTGGAATGGGCAACCGACGACATGAAGGCTGAGACGGAGGAAGACACAGTGCCGAAGCAACGAAGCCTCTCCAATGTCAGAAAGGAAATATCGAAACTCGAGGAGGAATTAGCCGAGACCAACAGATTTATCATCCACCAGGAGGCTTCAGGCTGGACAATTATGGCAAAAGAGGATGCGATGGCTGAGAGGTCGCGGATCGAAGAACAGCTCAAGGAACTTGAGGAGCATGCCTCCAAAGAAAAATTGGAGGCCTCCCTTGATGGTGCCATGGATACGTTGAGATTCGTCTATAACGCAAATTTCTGGTTCCGTGAAGGCGCCATGGCACAGAAAAAGGCTATTGCCGAAGTTCTCGGTTCGAACCTAACCTTGAAGGACAAAAAACTCAGTATTAATCTCAGGTATCCACTCCCTGAGATCGCACACATGATCCAGATCGCTCCTTGGATTTCAGGAGAGTTCGAACCTAAGAATTATGAAGAAGAGAAAAGGGCTTTTGACTCTTTTCGAGCAAAAATTCCTTTGCTGCGGCGGAGTCTGAACGCTGTTCGAACCTGCCCACTTAGTCAACTTCTTCCGTTCAGTGAACTCGTGAGATCATTTTCTGATAAAGAGAATCAGAAAACAAGTAGGGCATAG